The Victivallis sp. Marseille-Q1083 genome has a window encoding:
- a CDS encoding lamin tail domain-containing protein: protein MKCLYNIFLIFVTYWLNGADVRFSEITIGPFAEGETAEVELQNIGETAQDLSGWSIWDGEGHYLTIPDGIVLESGEVLAFEMPVGALSDRLLAECALYSGTERSLTTLEDYVQWGHRIYQKGRQQSLNKKLAVDKGIWQERLLVFTVFTYEEKKGRSIEVLWDGNRDRVTAGDIVVEDFNQWFLCQPDETSLGRKNDLPLPQLEVSCYYNGASGVPEVLIKVYGLLNTQGIYHIQISRNEEFSDLIKEIRSDQHGWQLNLVDGKYYLRVRKISSDKEGAWTDTKGFFVNTLAKSGTVD from the coding sequence ATGAAATGTCTTTATAATATTTTCTTGATATTTGTTACTTATTGGCTGAATGGCGCAGACGTTCGTTTCAGTGAAATTACCATAGGTCCCTTCGCCGAAGGGGAGACGGCTGAAGTTGAGTTACAGAATATTGGAGAAACAGCACAGGACCTTTCCGGCTGGAGTATCTGGGATGGTGAAGGACATTATTTAACGATTCCAGACGGAATCGTATTGGAAAGCGGAGAAGTATTGGCTTTTGAAATGCCGGTTGGAGCGTTATCGGATCGCCTTTTGGCGGAATGTGCGTTGTATTCAGGTACGGAGCGCTCCTTGACAACGTTGGAAGATTATGTACAATGGGGTCATCGTATTTATCAAAAGGGCCGGCAGCAGAGTCTGAATAAAAAGTTAGCTGTGGACAAAGGAATCTGGCAGGAACGATTGTTGGTATTTACAGTTTTTACCTATGAGGAAAAGAAGGGACGAAGTATTGAAGTTTTATGGGATGGCAATCGAGACCGTGTAACGGCTGGTGATATAGTTGTGGAAGATTTTAACCAATGGTTTCTTTGCCAGCCCGATGAAACCAGTTTGGGGCGAAAAAATGACTTGCCGCTTCCGCAATTGGAAGTAAGCTGTTACTATAATGGAGCTTCTGGAGTTCCTGAAGTGCTGATTAAGGTGTATGGTCTTTTGAATACGCAAGGAATATATCATATCCAAATTAGCAGAAATGAAGAATTTTCTGATCTAATTAAAGAAATCCGTTCGGACCAACATGGCTGGCAATTAAATTTAGTCGATGGGAAATACTATTTACGCGTTCGAAAGATTTCTTCGGATAAGGAAGGCGCCTGGACTGACACCAAAGGTTTTTTTGTAAATACACTTGCAAAAAGCGGAACGGTTGATTAA
- a CDS encoding lamin tail domain-containing protein, protein MQRDFWSRFYIIIVVSFMFFSLKVIANGDLQLSELRCHRENSDDVVMIELENCASGALDISGYCLVDSRGLTYTFPEQTKVSADGIIVVVMGDPDDVDCPMNENAVWLFCDEPWRGNFLKNRGWEECALYRSTTKTAADLVDFVQWGHRLFAPVTISAAAKAWKDAHHDGYFLCTFCILDGDQGISYEDTLATLPGEEFEGNYARWFGLSPEDCSLGVKNSWPTPVLLSGVGGQYQTAREDEIERERYRLSYCWRGWLGKNGQYRLQISQDPKFQMIEAETVVKEPHCEVEVGNGIFYARVRWENGEQIGKWAVEHEYMVLGYYSSRFVEDLSEKE, encoded by the coding sequence ATGCAACGTGATTTTTGGAGTAGGTTTTATATTATTATAGTTGTTTCCTTTATGTTTTTTTCTTTAAAAGTCATAGCGAACGGGGATCTTCAGTTGAGTGAATTGAGATGCCATCGGGAAAATTCGGACGATGTGGTAATGATTGAGTTGGAAAATTGTGCGTCCGGCGCGTTGGATATCAGCGGCTACTGCCTAGTCGATTCCCGAGGCTTGACTTATACCTTTCCGGAGCAGACTAAAGTTTCGGCCGATGGCATCATAGTGGTGGTGATGGGTGATCCGGATGATGTCGATTGTCCAATGAATGAGAATGCTGTTTGGCTTTTCTGTGATGAGCCGTGGCGGGGAAATTTCTTAAAAAATCGTGGTTGGGAAGAATGTGCCCTTTATCGTTCCACAACAAAAACTGCCGCAGATTTAGTTGATTTTGTTCAATGGGGACATCGCTTATTTGCACCTGTGACAATTTCTGCTGCGGCAAAAGCATGGAAAGATGCACATCATGATGGATATTTTTTATGTACATTTTGCATTTTGGATGGTGATCAAGGGATTTCATACGAAGATACCTTGGCAACCTTACCCGGGGAAGAGTTTGAAGGAAATTACGCAAGGTGGTTTGGTTTGTCTCCGGAAGATTGCAGTTTGGGAGTTAAAAATTCCTGGCCGACTCCAGTTTTATTGAGCGGTGTCGGGGGGCAGTATCAAACGGCGAGGGAAGATGAGATTGAACGGGAACGCTATCGTTTGAGTTATTGTTGGCGTGGGTGGTTGGGAAAAAACGGTCAGTATCGTTTGCAAATCAGTCAGGACCCTAAATTCCAGATGATAGAGGCTGAAACTGTGGTAAAAGAGCCTCATTGTGAAGTGGAAGTCGGGAATGGTATTTTCTATGCCAGGGTGCGCTGGGAAAACGGTGAACAAATTGGCAAATGGGCTGTTGAGCACGAATATATGGTATTGGGATATTATTCCAGTCGTTTTGTGGAAGATTTATCGGAGAAAGAATGA
- a CDS encoding transposase encodes MPVTKCSVPSCNFQGPQSRKVEFNFDGDPLFIKEFDRKLGLTRHAGKLLNSFDVRQSGKVKYCFNMLRQRVFALVAGNEDLNDHHELRSDPLIQTVVGRDRLLATPCTLCRFENGMERQACIELSRLFVEFFLESFLVPPRDRKISL; translated from the coding sequence TTGCCTGTAACAAAATGTAGTGTTCCAAGTTGTAACTTTCAAGGACCGCAAAGCAGAAAAGTAGAATTCAATTTCGATGGCGATCCGCTTTTTATAAAAGAATTTGATCGCAAGCTCGGTTTGACCCGTCACGCCGGTAAATTGTTGAATTCTTTTGATGTTCGACAATCCGGAAAAGTCAAGTACTGTTTTAACATGTTGCGTCAAAGAGTGTTTGCGCTGGTTGCGGGCAATGAAGATCTCAATGACCATCATGAATTACGAAGCGATCCGTTGATTCAGACCGTTGTCGGTCGTGACCGGTTACTCGCCACCCCGTGCACTTTGTGTCGATTCGAAAACGGAATGGAACGTCAGGCCTGCATCGAATTGAGCCGGTTATTTGTCGAATTCTTCCTTGAGAGCTTTCTTGTGCCGCCTCGTGACAGGAAGATAAGCCTTTAA
- a CDS encoding IS4 family transposase gives MKNTSVSLFRQVLDLIPKREFEEIVMKHNGDKRKQSFDSWAHFVSMIFCQLAQANSLREICGGLKTCGGKLNHLGVESAPTKSNLSYANAHRSPKMFGDIFHMLLGHCHAIAPRHEFSFPKKLYSLDATLIELCVKVFPWATYRQTKGAIKLNMLLDHDGHLPVFVDFTNGDVHEVNSARRMELPRDSMVVCDRGYVDFSMLYKWNLSGVDFVTRLKTNTTYDIPEYDVKQYPGTVLSDEVIFLRGSQDKYPERLRKVVVCDVENHRTLTLLTNNFELDAQTIGDIYKARWQIESFFKMLKQNFKIKTFIGTSENAVRIQVWTALIAILLTKYLKFLSKAQWHFSTLVTFLKWNLFVYRDLRQWLDQPFTKPPEPESFQPEFAF, from the coding sequence ATGAAGAATACATCAGTCAGTCTTTTTCGTCAAGTGTTGGATTTGATACCGAAGCGAGAATTTGAAGAAATAGTCATGAAACACAATGGAGACAAGCGAAAACAGTCCTTTGACAGTTGGGCACATTTTGTGTCGATGATCTTCTGCCAGTTGGCGCAGGCCAATAGTCTGCGAGAGATTTGCGGAGGTTTGAAAACCTGTGGAGGCAAATTGAATCATCTTGGAGTGGAATCCGCTCCAACCAAATCCAACTTGTCGTACGCCAATGCCCATCGCTCTCCGAAAATGTTCGGCGATATTTTCCATATGCTTCTGGGACACTGCCATGCAATTGCGCCACGGCATGAGTTTTCGTTTCCCAAGAAACTTTACAGTCTCGACGCAACGCTGATTGAGCTTTGCGTTAAAGTTTTTCCATGGGCAACCTATCGGCAAACCAAAGGGGCAATCAAGCTCAATATGCTGTTGGATCACGATGGTCATCTTCCCGTGTTCGTTGATTTCACCAATGGAGATGTTCATGAGGTAAACAGCGCCAGACGAATGGAACTCCCGCGTGACAGCATGGTGGTTTGTGATCGCGGATACGTTGATTTTTCCATGCTGTATAAATGGAATCTCTCCGGTGTGGATTTTGTCACGCGCCTCAAGACCAATACGACCTACGACATCCCGGAATACGATGTCAAGCAATATCCCGGAACCGTTTTGAGCGATGAAGTCATTTTTCTGCGTGGTTCGCAAGACAAATATCCGGAACGTCTCCGCAAAGTGGTCGTCTGCGATGTGGAAAACCATCGGACATTGACCTTGCTAACCAACAATTTTGAGCTGGACGCACAAACGATCGGCGACATCTATAAGGCTCGCTGGCAAATCGAAAGCTTTTTCAAGATGCTCAAGCAGAACTTCAAGATCAAAACGTTTATCGGCACCAGCGAAAATGCGGTTCGGATTCAAGTTTGGACAGCGCTTATCGCTATTTTGCTGACCAAGTACCTGAAGTTTTTGTCGAAAGCGCAATGGCATTTTTCAACCCTGGTCACTTTCCTGAAATGGAATCTATTTGTTTACCGCGACTTGCGCCAATGGCTGGATCAACCATTTACCAAACCACCGGAGCCGGAATCATTTCAACCAGAGTTCGCTTTTTAG
- a CDS encoding DUF1559 domain-containing protein has product MAKRIMCINNLKQLGLALAMYAEDYDGYLVPGADADETQLWCGRRENDAFQLQGGLTEYFGGNEIPDCRLADFVNENNNIHNGGYGYNARYLGTSDDSVEPPEPVKMSRVSRPEATAAFADAAGLAASGVLMPSWKISGPQAPDGSPDIHFRHQRRASVGWVDGHVLLERLKFAKPHHAGFTALQCREEYQLGWWGDDTDDLFDLD; this is encoded by the coding sequence ATGGCAAAGAGAATAATGTGCATCAATAATTTGAAACAGCTTGGCCTGGCGTTGGCCATGTATGCAGAGGATTATGACGGTTATTTGGTACCGGGTGCCGATGCCGATGAAACTCAGTTGTGGTGCGGCCGCCGGGAGAACGATGCTTTTCAATTGCAGGGCGGGCTCACCGAATACTTCGGGGGAAACGAAATCCCGGATTGCCGGCTGGCCGATTTTGTGAATGAAAACAATAATATCCACAATGGCGGTTATGGCTACAATGCCCGGTACCTCGGCACTTCGGACGATTCCGTGGAGCCGCCGGAGCCGGTGAAAATGTCCCGGGTGTCCCGGCCGGAGGCGACGGCGGCTTTCGCCGACGCGGCCGGTCTTGCCGCGTCGGGCGTCTTGATGCCGAGTTGGAAAATCAGCGGTCCGCAGGCTCCGGACGGATCGCCGGACATCCATTTCCGGCACCAGCGAAGGGCGAGTGTCGGCTGGGTGGATGGCCATGTCTTGTTGGAGAGACTCAAGTTCGCCAAGCCGCACCATGCCGGTTTTACCGCGTTGCAGTGCCGGGAGGAGTATCAGCTCGGCTGGTGGGGCGACGATACTGATGATTTATTCGATTTGGATTGA
- a CDS encoding glycoside hydrolase family 3 N-terminal domain-containing protein produces the protein MKNWKQWRQLPVFGGLLLGFCCLPPAAGAEPAGQLPYRDAGRPVDERVDDLLARMTLEEKVGQLMMLNGIDCMEEAIRDMHVGTFLNIKGEEADRTIREADRTRLGIPVLLAIDSVHGYSFWPGATIFPSQLALSCSWNPQRAKEMGEVTAAEMCHTGVVWTFAPVFCLGRDPRWGRLGETFGEDPYLLSVLGTAMIEGLQGERLDDPAKVIACAKHYVGYGETQGGRDAAEADLSYRKLQSYFLPPFEAAAKAGAATFMTAYQAIDGVPMTANRRLLREVLKGDWQFPGVVVTDWNNVGTLISLQRICDNLTDAAAITIAAGNDMSMATPEFYQSCLEAVRSGRLAEADVDEAARRVLKLKFELGLFENPRRPDLAAAQETIGCAAHRDLALDTAREALVLLKNDGLLPLQPEAVKTIALVGPAADSPLALSGDWSGETPNGFHPRRCFVTVKDALPQQFNGRILHAPGALFSLKAPESSTPAEAERRHKELEAQAAAALDQAKTAMAAADLVVVVIGDSPDYWGEWHSTATLEPMGSQPELLQAVLDSGKPFIVDVMSSKPLLLPEEVLARASGVFQQFSPGMLGGRALAEALFGKLNPSGRLTISVPRHPGQLPVWYQQVRGSHGHYADLTDGPRYVFGEGLSYSPIEYGQASLDRDSYWHDDTIQLTVTVRNTGKSDGVEVIQAYVSDLVTGTTWAEQELKGFARVAVPAGESRQVTIPIAVSSCSIVDDAGNRVVEPGEFELRVGKSAADIQHRLPFKVLE, from the coding sequence ATGAAAAATTGGAAACAATGGCGGCAGCTGCCGGTGTTCGGCGGTTTGCTGCTGGGCTTCTGTTGCCTCCCGCCCGCCGCCGGCGCCGAACCGGCCGGCCAATTGCCGTACCGGGACGCCGGCCGGCCGGTTGACGAACGGGTCGACGATCTGCTGGCCCGGATGACGCTGGAAGAAAAAGTCGGTCAGTTGATGATGCTCAACGGCATCGACTGCATGGAGGAGGCGATTCGCGATATGCACGTCGGCACCTTCCTGAACATCAAAGGCGAAGAGGCGGACCGAACCATCCGGGAAGCGGACCGAACCCGGCTCGGCATTCCGGTACTGCTGGCAATCGATTCGGTACACGGCTATTCCTTCTGGCCGGGCGCCACCATCTTTCCCTCCCAGCTGGCGCTGTCCTGCAGTTGGAACCCGCAGCGGGCCAAAGAGATGGGCGAAGTCACCGCGGCGGAGATGTGCCACACTGGCGTGGTCTGGACGTTTGCGCCGGTCTTCTGTCTCGGCCGCGACCCGCGCTGGGGACGGCTGGGTGAAACGTTCGGCGAGGACCCCTACCTGCTCAGCGTTCTCGGCACCGCGATGATCGAAGGGCTGCAGGGGGAACGGCTGGACGACCCGGCCAAAGTGATCGCCTGCGCCAAGCATTACGTCGGTTACGGCGAAACCCAGGGCGGCCGCGACGCCGCCGAAGCGGATTTGTCCTACCGGAAACTGCAATCCTATTTTCTGCCGCCCTTCGAAGCGGCGGCCAAAGCCGGAGCGGCAACCTTCATGACTGCCTATCAGGCGATCGACGGCGTACCGATGACCGCCAACCGCCGGCTACTGCGCGAGGTGCTCAAAGGCGATTGGCAATTTCCCGGCGTCGTCGTCACCGATTGGAACAACGTCGGCACCCTGATTTCACTGCAGCGGATCTGCGACAATCTGACCGATGCCGCCGCCATCACTATCGCCGCCGGCAACGACATGAGCATGGCAACGCCGGAATTTTATCAGAGCTGCCTGGAGGCCGTCCGGTCCGGGCGCCTGGCGGAAGCGGATGTCGACGAAGCGGCGCGGCGGGTTCTGAAGCTCAAATTCGAGCTTGGATTGTTTGAAAATCCCCGCCGGCCGGACCTGGCCGCGGCGCAGGAAACGATCGGCTGCGCCGCCCATCGGGACCTGGCCCTGGATACCGCCCGCGAAGCGCTGGTCCTGCTGAAAAATGACGGCCTGCTGCCCTTGCAGCCGGAAGCCGTCAAAACGATCGCACTGGTCGGTCCGGCGGCGGACAGTCCGCTGGCCCTGAGCGGCGACTGGTCGGGAGAAACGCCGAACGGCTTCCATCCGCGCCGCTGTTTCGTCACGGTCAAGGATGCCTTGCCGCAACAGTTCAACGGCCGGATTCTTCACGCCCCCGGCGCACTGTTCAGCCTGAAAGCACCGGAATCGTCGACGCCGGCGGAAGCGGAACGGCGGCACAAGGAACTGGAAGCCCAGGCCGCCGCCGCACTGGACCAGGCCAAAACGGCGATGGCTGCGGCGGATCTGGTGGTGGTCGTCATCGGCGATTCCCCCGACTACTGGGGCGAATGGCACAGCACGGCGACGCTGGAACCGATGGGGTCCCAGCCGGAGCTGCTGCAAGCGGTGCTGGACAGCGGCAAGCCGTTCATCGTCGATGTCATGAGCAGCAAGCCGCTGCTGCTGCCCGAAGAGGTGCTGGCGCGGGCCTCCGGCGTATTCCAGCAGTTTTCCCCCGGCATGCTCGGCGGCCGGGCGTTGGCCGAAGCGCTGTTCGGCAAACTCAATCCCTCCGGCCGGTTGACCATCTCGGTGCCGCGCCATCCCGGCCAACTGCCGGTCTGGTACCAGCAGGTGCGCGGCAGCCACGGCCATTACGCCGACCTGACGGACGGCCCCCGCTATGTCTTCGGCGAAGGCCTCTCCTACAGTCCGATCGAATACGGCCAGGCCAGCCTGGACCGCGACAGTTACTGGCACGACGATACAATTCAACTGACAGTCACCGTGCGCAACACCGGCAAATCGGACGGCGTGGAAGTCATACAAGCCTATGTCAGCGATCTGGTTACCGGCACCACCTGGGCGGAACAGGAGTTGAAGGGCTTCGCCCGCGTCGCCGTTCCGGCCGGAGAAAGCCGGCAGGTCACCATTCCGATTGCGGTAAGCAGTTGTTCGATCGTCGACGACGCCGGCAACCGGGTGGTGGAACCCGGCGAATTCGAATTAAGAGTCGGCAAGTCCGCGGCGGACATCCAGCACCGGCTGCCCTTCAAAGTTCTGGAATGA
- a CDS encoding type II secretion system protein, giving the protein MRKNFTLIELLVVIAIIAILASMLLPALGKAKAQAQSIKCISNLKQLGIASTLYMSDFGDWVPSTYMSGWVPYSRAFMEAGYCTWQSFLCPTGRSTARNYDDVAYNLKTDYGVNASSFGIQPRAEEWGWNDYRQRKASEFDSFGRNSRLIFVGDSISNEGDADESNKYGGDGNLVHCDAGVEPGLRHGWYWPLHMRHGSRTNVLMFDTHAESLPGTVAAIQYRYWMPFCFGADGALTVYDWAE; this is encoded by the coding sequence ATGAGAAAGAATTTTACACTAATTGAATTGCTGGTAGTGATCGCTATCATAGCCATTCTAGCCAGCATGCTGCTGCCGGCACTCGGCAAAGCCAAAGCCCAGGCGCAGTCGATCAAATGTATCAGCAACCTGAAACAACTGGGCATCGCATCGACGTTGTATATGTCCGATTTCGGCGACTGGGTGCCGTCCACCTACATGAGCGGCTGGGTTCCCTATTCCCGCGCATTCATGGAAGCCGGTTACTGCACCTGGCAGAGTTTCCTCTGCCCCACCGGCCGGTCGACGGCCAGGAATTACGACGATGTCGCCTATAATTTGAAAACCGATTACGGCGTCAATGCCTCCAGTTTCGGCATTCAGCCGCGGGCGGAAGAGTGGGGCTGGAACGACTACCGGCAGCGCAAAGCGTCCGAATTCGACTCTTTCGGCCGCAATTCCCGGCTGATTTTCGTCGGCGACTCAATTTCCAATGAAGGCGACGCCGACGAATCCAACAAATACGGCGGCGACGGCAATCTGGTCCACTGCGACGCCGGAGTCGAACCGGGCCTGCGCCACGGCTGGTACTGGCCGCTGCACATGCGGCACGGCAGCCGTACCAATGTACTGATGTTCGACACCCATGCCGAATCGCTGCCGGGCACTGTGGCGGCGATCCAGTACCGTTACTGGATGCCGTTCTGCTTCGGCGCCGACGGCGCGTTGACCGTCTACGACTGGGCGGAATAA
- a CDS encoding substrate-binding domain-containing protein encodes MMLMVKSQTMLYKVVYDDLRQRIRSGELPIGSRIPPENELTRHYKASTSTVRRAVQLLCDEGLLCKRRPLGTFVIGCVRDSQPRAFPGTPPERSCRIAVVVPDIRAMLPEGDHQHWQLYLRRLKGIFAAAAAHNVTVLLHDLGEHCRWDDYDGLIIIRWGDLYNPEPFNTIARQLNARRIPFVVISDYYFEFSARWWLADNVELEFFRAFQFLAENGARRLLYVGPLEWEQNPRLSALKRGARLFGYQYALLGVENPDKPRACRAIADYCAGDVGKLEAFDTIFCSTDLQALGVMQFLLENGVNIPGDVNLMGCDNIAEAETAPVPLTTFEFSGAYAGELALELMLKAIANPGSSGEMVSGRGRILRRDSVKLLAEPQQFQKIANDS; translated from the coding sequence ATGATGTTGATGGTCAAATCCCAAACCATGTTGTACAAAGTCGTCTATGACGATTTGCGCCAGCGGATCCGCAGCGGCGAACTGCCGATCGGCAGCCGGATTCCGCCGGAAAATGAATTGACCCGTCATTACAAGGCTTCCACTTCAACGGTCCGCCGGGCCGTCCAACTGCTCTGCGACGAAGGGTTGCTGTGCAAACGCCGGCCGCTCGGCACTTTCGTCATCGGCTGCGTGCGCGATTCCCAGCCCCGCGCCTTCCCCGGCACGCCGCCGGAACGGAGCTGCCGGATCGCCGTCGTCGTCCCGGACATCCGGGCGATGCTGCCGGAAGGCGACCACCAGCACTGGCAACTGTATCTGCGGCGGCTGAAAGGCATTTTCGCAGCGGCGGCGGCGCACAATGTCACCGTATTGCTGCACGATCTCGGCGAACACTGCCGCTGGGACGACTACGACGGCCTGATCATCATCCGCTGGGGGGACCTGTACAATCCGGAACCGTTCAATACGATTGCCCGGCAATTGAACGCCCGGCGGATTCCCTTTGTCGTCATCTCCGATTACTACTTCGAATTCAGTGCCAGATGGTGGCTGGCGGACAACGTGGAGCTGGAATTTTTCCGGGCCTTTCAGTTCCTGGCCGAAAACGGCGCCAGACGGCTGCTCTATGTCGGTCCGCTGGAATGGGAACAAAATCCGCGGCTTTCGGCCCTGAAGCGCGGCGCCCGATTGTTCGGTTACCAATATGCCCTGCTGGGGGTCGAAAATCCGGACAAACCGCGCGCCTGCCGGGCGATCGCCGATTACTGCGCCGGCGATGTCGGGAAACTCGAAGCATTCGACACCATCTTCTGCTCCACCGACCTCCAGGCTCTCGGCGTCATGCAGTTCCTGCTGGAAAATGGCGTGAATATCCCCGGCGACGTCAATTTGATGGGCTGCGACAATATCGCCGAAGCCGAAACGGCGCCGGTGCCCTTGACCACCTTTGAATTTTCCGGCGCGTACGCCGGAGAACTGGCGCTGGAGCTGATGCTGAAGGCCATCGCCAATCCCGGCAGCAGCGGCGAGATGGTTTCCGGCCGCGGCCGGATTCTGCGGCGCGACAGCGTGAAACTGCTGGCGGAACCGCAACAGTTTCAGAAGATCGCCAACGACAGTTGA
- a CDS encoding LacI family DNA-binding transcriptional regulator: MDIREFAREIGISYSTVSRAFSGRGRVKEETRQRIFNRAAELGYRPNGRLAENNIPFVGDLIAVVYTLPVNELYSDYLFSEVFRGIQDVLTPLGINASPHIIFESVPLLDSFYFDVFKAANVKGVIWFTGTKFYPQLKEKIDYWGKPNLAIGNLDRHDGSNIGFDVYAGAKQVGEYFRRTGRVRPAIVLGEYNSQYMEKWRDAFITSKEQGFLDGMQCSVEEVEWVVGGYQFSDGYNAFRKLRNTGKPIDCVFCENDTLGAGFLCAAGEAGINIPDELAVFGFDNVAFSQFTNPPLSTVDFTKFEIGRAAASGLLDLINGKEKKINLMFKSNLVLRRSS, from the coding sequence ATGGATATTCGGGAATTTGCCAGAGAGATCGGGATTTCTTATTCGACGGTATCGCGGGCGTTCAGCGGCCGCGGCCGGGTCAAAGAGGAAACCCGGCAGCGGATCTTCAACCGCGCCGCCGAGCTGGGTTATCGCCCCAACGGCCGTTTGGCGGAGAACAACATCCCGTTTGTCGGGGATCTGATTGCGGTGGTTTATACCTTGCCGGTCAATGAATTGTACAGCGATTACCTGTTTTCCGAAGTGTTCCGCGGCATTCAGGACGTGTTGACGCCGCTGGGAATCAACGCTTCGCCGCACATCATCTTTGAGTCGGTACCGCTGCTGGACAGTTTTTATTTCGACGTGTTCAAGGCGGCCAATGTCAAAGGGGTCATCTGGTTCACCGGAACCAAATTCTATCCGCAGCTCAAGGAGAAGATTGATTATTGGGGCAAGCCGAATCTGGCGATTGGCAACCTTGACCGGCATGACGGCAGCAACATCGGTTTTGATGTCTATGCCGGAGCTAAACAGGTGGGCGAATATTTCCGGCGGACCGGTCGTGTCCGCCCGGCCATCGTGCTCGGCGAATACAATTCGCAATATATGGAAAAGTGGCGGGACGCTTTCATCACCTCCAAGGAGCAGGGATTTCTCGACGGTATGCAGTGTAGTGTCGAGGAGGTGGAATGGGTTGTCGGCGGCTATCAGTTTTCCGACGGATACAATGCTTTCCGTAAATTACGCAATACCGGCAAACCGATCGACTGTGTTTTTTGTGAAAACGATACCCTCGGCGCCGGTTTTCTTTGTGCCGCCGGTGAGGCCGGGATCAACATTCCCGATGAGTTGGCGGTTTTCGGTTTCGATAATGTCGCTTTCAGTCAGTTCACCAATCCGCCGTTGAGCACCGTCGATTTCACGAAATTCGAAATCGGCCGGGCTGCCGCTTCCGGATTGCTTGATCTGATCAACGGCAAAGAGAAAAAAATCAATTTGATGTTTAAAAGTAATCTGGTTTTAAGACGTTCCAGTTAA
- a CDS encoding prepilin-type N-terminal cleavage/methylation domain-containing protein has product MKKSFTLIELLVVIAIIAILASMLLPALAKAKAKAQAISCVNNLKQMGTGLVMYANDNNDYLLGLDTEKPYGFSGYGRLAWTMELMPYIGGSSDSPTTDDCWNFWFNNKTIKCPGDSGSNAALDSLKGVSYAWNIELGGWRSGTNPPEGFDKPRRKTTEVEQPTNTVAIGDCSDSVAGEWDRLWLALPTWGVADGESRRHNSGANFVFVDGHAGWMHINEYYQTYSHDCYDYYYKAKK; this is encoded by the coding sequence ATGAAAAAAAGTTTTACATTGATTGAATTGCTGGTCGTGATTGCGATTATTGCAATTTTAGCCAGCATGCTGCTGCCGGCGCTCGCCAAAGCCAAGGCGAAGGCCCAGGCGATCAGTTGCGTCAACAATCTCAAGCAGATGGGAACCGGCCTGGTGATGTATGCCAATGACAATAACGATTACCTGCTCGGCCTGGATACCGAGAAGCCCTATGGGTTCAGTGGTTACGGCCGGCTGGCCTGGACGATGGAACTGATGCCGTACATCGGCGGCAGTTCGGATTCGCCGACGACCGACGATTGCTGGAATTTCTGGTTTAACAACAAAACGATCAAATGTCCGGGCGACAGCGGCAGCAATGCGGCGCTGGATTCGTTGAAAGGGGTGTCTTACGCCTGGAACATCGAACTGGGCGGCTGGCGGAGCGGCACCAATCCGCCGGAAGGCTTCGACAAGCCGCGCCGCAAGACCACCGAAGTGGAACAGCCGACCAACACCGTTGCGATCGGCGACTGCTCGGACAGCGTCGCCGGCGAATGGGACCGCCTGTGGCTGGCGTTGCCGACCTGGGGCGTGGCGGACGGCGAATCGCGCCGGCACAACAGCGGCGCCAATTTCGTTTTCGTCGACGGTCATGCCGGCTGGATGCATATCAATGAATATTACCAGACCTATTCGCATGATTGTTACGATTACTATTACAAAGCCAAGAAGTAA